A genome region from Vibrio tapetis subsp. tapetis includes the following:
- a CDS encoding TatD family hydrolase, whose product MISDKIKYIDFHCHCDLLPGFESRSLRLDPEVAAVAVTTTPLAWPKNVEESQHISGMLPALGMHPQLISARYKDHDSFSKYVKDAFIVGEVGLDGSAAFKDSLDSQEEVLSKILKLSSASETTKILSIHSLKAESRVIKILNTEMNTASLTPIMHWFTGSLLQASKLLDLGAKFSFNHKMVKTKKGKSLLAHIPKESILIETDLPFTAKTYDSSFHKSLLEETTIELAISLGVSSDDFTADLLKNSKQLLGST is encoded by the coding sequence CGCTCACTTAGGCTCGACCCTGAAGTGGCAGCAGTCGCTGTCACTACTACTCCTTTAGCTTGGCCTAAAAATGTAGAAGAGTCTCAACATATATCTGGGATGCTTCCAGCGTTAGGTATGCATCCTCAACTTATTAGCGCTCGATATAAAGATCACGATTCATTTTCTAAATATGTAAAAGACGCTTTTATTGTAGGTGAAGTTGGATTAGATGGGTCAGCGGCATTCAAAGATAGCTTAGATTCACAAGAAGAGGTTCTCTCGAAAATACTAAAGCTAAGCTCAGCAAGCGAAACAACGAAAATACTGTCAATTCACAGTCTTAAAGCAGAAAGTAGAGTTATAAAAATTCTAAACACAGAAATGAACACGGCTTCATTAACACCAATAATGCATTGGTTTACGGGCTCGTTATTACAAGCTAGCAAACTTTTAGATCTTGGCGCTAAATTCTCTTTCAATCATAAGATGGTCAAAACTAAAAAAGGTAAAAGCTTACTTGCTCACATCCCAAAGGAAAGTATTTTGATCGAAACCGATTTACCCTTTACTGCTAAGACCTATGACTCCAGTTTCCACAAATCCTTACTGGAAGAAACAACTATAGAACTAGCAATATCATTGGGTGTTTCTAGTGACGATTTTACAGCGGATCTTCTGAAAAACTCTAAACAGTTGCTAGGTAGTACCTAA